From Mycobacterium colombiense CECT 3035:
TCTTCTCCCACAGCAAATCCCGCGTTCTGGGCATCTTCGACGCCGTAGAGGACGCGCCGCTGGGCCGCGCTGATGTCGCTGGCGCCGTTGCGGGCTATCCCGGCGGCCTGCCTTAGCAGGTCGGCTTTGTCGCTGACGACCGATACGTCGGCTCCGGTGCGTTGCCGTAGCGCCTCGCCGCCGGCGCCGTGCCACGTGATGGATTGCGCCTGGTTGCGCATCGTCAAAAAGGCGTCTTCCCAGCGGTCGGCGGTTTGCGTCCAGTAGGCGGCCGCGTCGACGAGGTGCTCGGTGCTCCACACCTCGATTTGCGAGAGGGTTGGTGGCATCTAGACCACCGTCACTCCGGTGACGGCGGCTATGTCGGCGGCAGATGTGGCCTCTTGGGCGGTGTATCCGCCGGCGGCCTGGGTCACACCGCCGACCGTTTCCTGCGTCCGCGCTGCAAAGGATGCTGCGGTGACACCGATCGCCGCGTTGACCGCGTTCACCGCCGCAGTGGTGGCCTGGAACGGTTGCCCCGGCACCGGAGGCACCCCGGCCAGTTGGGAGGTCAGCGCTCCCCACTGGCCCGCTATGGCTGCTAGCTCGGCGGGGACGACCTGCAATGAATCTTGCCCCATAAACGCCTGAGTTTATGCGGGTCAGTGGTGGATTGCTATTCACCGCATAGGAACCTTTTCGGCCCATAGTGCGGCCGTACGGTCGACCTCGTCGCAATTTGTGGCGACGAGCCTATCCCGGTGTTTGGATGGTGCCGCCCCACGCCTCCACGGTGGTCTCGGTCATCCCAATGAACGGTTGCTCTACGAAACGCGCATCAAGGTGCAACCGCAATCGCCTGCTCGGTATAAACGTCCCCGCCCGGGGAAGAGATAACCAGGCCAGCACGGCTTACGTCATAGCGTGTGCCATCGATGTTACTCACGGTAAAACCGGTTGCTGTCGGAAAGGCGCTTGGCAGTTCAAGTTTCGCGTTGTCCTTGAGGCGTAGTCCCTTATAGCTATAGGTTCCCGAGCCATCGTCGCAGATCACCACCGCTGATTGAGCGGTGCGGAGCATGAAGGCAGCTCGGTAGGTGCAACGCGGACCATCGAGGAAGCCGGCGGCGTCTGTGCCGGGCATCGTGGTGGTCGTCCCGGGGTTCGCGGGTGGCTGGACGGCAGTAGTGTTGCTCGGCGCCGATGCGAGAGACCATGTTTGGCAGTCCTGTGTGAGAAACGCCCGATCGGTAGGGAGAATGTCGACGGCTTGCGGGCCGGTGCTGTTGTTGTTGTCAATGATGTCGCTGGTATCGAGGCTACGCAGACGCGCCCAATAGCAGCGAGTGCCGCCAGGCGACCGGTACATCCCCGGCAGGATGTCCACCCCGACTACATAGGTCCCGTCCCTATCGATCTCCGTTTTTGGGCCAGTCAGGGTTGGAGTGGATGGCTGCGCGTACGTCCTCGTAGACGACGTGGCAGGGGGCGTCACTGTCACGGTTTTAGTCGATGGGCTTGTCCCATTAGGTACCGTGATGCTGCATGCGGCACAAGTGCATGCAGCAATAGCGAAGAGCGCCAAACGTTTCATGCGATCGAATGGTAAGCGCGCCGCGCCGGTTGCACGGGCGTTTGCTGTGACCGAGACACGCTGCACCTGCAGCAAACTGCGTCGTGACCGGACTTAATCCATTTTGATCCGCACGTTTTAGCAAAATGCGGATCGCGTGGCTACGGCTGGGGTGGCGGGGCCCCTGGTACGGGCGGGTTTATCGGAACGAGTCCTCCTGGTGCGGGCATGGGGGCCGCCGGGTAGTTGATGCATGTTCCCGGCCCGTTCCCCGCGGTCCCAAGAGACGTGCAAACCTGGTAACTCCCATCCGGGTTAAAGCACGTGGTGCGCGAGCCGATAGTGATACCCATGTCCGTCACCCAAACGGGAGCAGTACAACTCTGACTGGGATCAGCATGGGCCACGCCCAATTCCAAGACCGATATCACTTGGGTTGCCGCAGGGATAATTGCGGCAATCAGAATTGCGCGAAGCGACATACTCCCAGCCCTTCCAATTGATGGCGTACTGCCCGTCGATGGCAGCGTATGTCTTGGGCGGTTGATAACAACTCAGATTGTGGAAACCATCGTAATTCGGGCGAGTGATCATCAGACCAAAGAATCCAAACGTCTCATCGGTGAAGTGCGGCACGAGGCGGCGGAACTTATGCTGGCCAGTCACGCGAGACATCGCGACCATCGATGGCGAACTGGCCTAGTGACGCGAGCGCGGTGGCAGCTCGGCAACTCCGCGGCCGCAGGCCGAGTACCGCATTAATCGATCAGTTGCTGGACGAGCGCACGGCGGCAAATCGCACTCCAGCGTCGGTGGAACCGGCGTGGAGAGGTTATCAGCGAGGGTAGCGTCATAGCTGCTTTAGCAGAACAGGGTGCGGATTTGCAGGCGGTGGAATGCAGCTGAGATGGCTTAGCGTTGCCGGTCTGATCGCTCAGGCCGGCGGCGATCCGTGGGCTATCAACCAGAGCCTGCAGGCTGGCAGCCCGTCACAGATTTCGAGCCTGGCCGAGGCCTTCAACGGCGCGGGCCGACACACCGCCGAGGCAGACCACGCGTTCGAGCAAGCTCGGCAACGATTCAACGCTGCCTGGAACCACCAGAATGGTGACCACCCGATCAACGATTCTGCTGAAGTGCAGCGACTCGTCAAATCTCTTGGCGCGCAATCCGAACAGTTACCCAAGATCGGGGCTGACTTGGAGAACATCGCCGCCGCACTGGCCGACGCGCAGAAAGCCGGAGCTCAACGGATCTCTACTTTAGAACATGCGTTGCAAGGGCTGGACAACATCATCGACGCAGCGGAAGACGATCTGAAGAATGGCCACCCCGACGCGAAGACCGAAGCCTTTCTAAAGAAATTGATCGACGACGCGAAAGCCGACGCTGCCGATGATGTCCGAGACGCTCTTCACGACATGCAGTCAATCCGCGGCGGCTACGCCACCACTCTGCAGAACTCACTGGGCAATTTGCGCACCGACGGCTACGACCCCGACATCCTGCGCCAGGTGGACGCCGACACAAAACTCCCGCCAGCCGGGACCAGCACCGAAGATGTGCACAAATGGTGGACATCGCTGACGCCAGAAGAACGACAACGCCTTATCGCCGAGCACCCCAAAGACCTCGGCAACCTCAGGGGCGTCCCGATCGATGTCCGTGGCCAGGTCAATGAGGCCGTAATGAACGATGACCTTCACCGTGTGGAAGACCTTGCTAAGAACGGGATCTCAGTCAATGACATCCTGGCTGACCCCAGCAAGTACGGTCTGTCACCCAATCAGGTCATGCGCTACAACAACGCCGTGCAGGCAAGGAACGGGCTCGC
This genomic window contains:
- a CDS encoding alpha/beta hydrolase, which gives rise to MQLRWLSVAGLIAQAGGDPWAINQSLQAGSPSQISSLAEAFNGAGRHTAEADHAFEQARQRFNAAWNHQNGDHPINDSAEVQRLVKSLGAQSEQLPKIGADLENIAAALADAQKAGAQRISTLEHALQGLDNIIDAAEDDLKNGHPDAKTEAFLKKLIDDAKADAADDVRDALHDMQSIRGGYATTLQNSLGNLRTDGYDPDILRQVDADTKLPPAGTSTEDVHKWWTSLTPEERQRLIAEHPKDLGNLRGVPIDVRGQVNEAVMNDDLHRVEDLAKNGISVNDILADPSKYGLSPNQVMRYNNAVQARNGLATSSKATDAFGRHPPVYLMKYEPEAFNGEGSAAIAMGNPDTAANTAVLVKGLQTGVREGTLSNPDGVRLYEETARADWNKQTAVVMWVGYDTPHSPADPGLYEPFKAQAGAQLLAADVNALPVTHLGAPSHMTVVGHSYGSTVVSDAAAGFGMHTNDVVLVGSPGTDLAHSAADFHLAPGGHVYVGAASADPVTWSPGEVHGPGLVGPKLGGLGTDPAVDGFGSVRFKAENPGYEHSPIYDHSHYFDDGSESLFSIGDVASGHGDALEHDGMTAHHRGEYGMPGWVEPEAFREGSLGHRHSGVTG